Proteins encoded within one genomic window of Odocoileus virginianus isolate 20LAN1187 ecotype Illinois chromosome 2, Ovbor_1.2, whole genome shotgun sequence:
- the LOC110125688 gene encoding LOW QUALITY PROTEIN: 45 kDa calcium-binding protein-like (The sequence of the model RefSeq protein was modified relative to this genomic sequence to represent the inferred CDS: inserted 1 base in 1 codon): MARDLVARDGRGKGGSREGQDRPANHSSARERAGNREENEILPPEHLNGVKLEMDGHLNKDFHQEVFLGKDMDDFEEDAEPRKSRRKLMVIFSKVDLNTDRRISAKEMQNWIMQKTAEHFQEAVAESRAHFRAVDPDGDGHVSWDEYKVKFLVTKGHNEREVAEKIKNKWDLNIDEETQEVLENLKDRWYQADNPPPDLLLTESEFLSFLHPEHSRGMLQFMVKEIIRDLDQDGDKKLSQSELISLPVGTVENQQGQDVDDGWVRDRKREFEEXDGIVTMAELEDYMDPMNEFSALNEAKQMIAIADENQNHYLEPEEVLKYSEFFTGSKLVDYARSVHEEF; the protein is encoded by the exons ATGGCCCGGGACCTCGTCGCCAGAGACGGGCGG GGaaaaggaggctcaagagagggGCAAGACCGGCCTGCCAACCACTCGTCTGCTCGAGAGAGAGCAGGTAATAGGGAGGAAAATGAGATCCTGCCCCCGGAACACCTGAATGGGGTGAAGCTGGAGATGGATGGGCACCTCAACAAAGATTTCCACCAGGAGGTCTTCCTGGGCAAGgacatggatgactttgaggagGACGCAGAGCCTCGGAAGAGCCGGAGGAAGCTGATGGTCATCTTCTCCAAGGTGGATTTGAACACCGACAGGAGGATCAGCGCCAAGGAGATGCAGAACTGGATCATGCAGAAGACCGCTGAGCACTTCCAGGAGGCTGTTGCCGAGAGCAGGGCGCACTTCCGAGCCGTGGACCCTGATGGTGACGGCCACGTATCTTGGGATGAGTACAAGGTGAAGTTTTTGGTGACCAAAGGCCACAATGAGAGAGAAGTTGctgaaaagataaagaataagTGGGACCTGAACATCGATGAGGAGACACAGGAAGTCCTGGAGAACCTCAAAGACCGCTGGTATCAGGCGGACAACCCGCCCCCGGACCTGCTGCTGACAGAGAGCGAGTTCCTATCGTTCCTGCACCCCGAGCACAgtcgtggcatgctgcagttcatggtcaAGGAGATCATCCGGGACCTGGACCAGGACGGTGACAAGAAGCTCTCGCAGTCTGAGTTAATCTCTCTGCCCGTGGGCACCGTGGAGAACCAGCAGGGCCAGGATGTTGATGACGGCTGGGTGCGGGATAGGAAGAGAGAGTTTGAGG CTGATGGGATCGTGACCATGGCGGAGTTGGAGGACTACATGGACCCCATGAACGAGTTCAGCGCCCTCAATGAGGCCAAGCAGATGATCGCTATTGCTGACGAGAACCAGAATCACTACCTGGAGCCCGAGGAGGTGCTGAAGTACAGTGAGTTCTTCACAGGCAGCAAGCTGGTGGACTACGCCCGCAGCGTGCACGAGGAGTTCTGA